Proteins encoded within one genomic window of Halobacteroides halobius DSM 5150:
- a CDS encoding pyridoxal-phosphate-dependent aminotransferase family protein: MKEKRTLMLPGPTPIPEHARQAGAQKIIGHREKECEDLLREVTEGLKYVFQTENDVLALTCSGTGGLEASIANTLSKGDKVLVLCTGAFGERYATIAERYGIDVERMNFPWGEAVDVTRVEKRLEEDTTDEIKAILMTHNETSTGVINHPQPLGELAEQYNCLLLVDAVSSLGGIELKTDEWGVDVVVTSSQKALMTPPGLCLVSVSPKALKAGEDSDLPKFYWSFKRAKDRYDRDTQTPSTPALSTLYVLREVLAEIREEGLENVFRRHKVVAKAIRQAVQALGLDVLVKDEKIASKTVTAIKLPTEIEFTILRQRLKDEHNVYVTGSKGKLKGDYFRIGHLGNVSRTDVLATISALELVLQKEGLEVELGTGLQAAQKVFLEEERR, translated from the coding sequence ATGAAGGAGAAGAGAACTTTAATGTTGCCTGGGCCAACACCAATTCCAGAGCATGCACGTCAAGCTGGAGCACAAAAGATAATAGGTCATCGTGAAAAGGAATGTGAAGATTTATTAAGAGAAGTAACAGAGGGGTTAAAATATGTGTTTCAGACTGAAAATGATGTTCTAGCTTTAACCTGTTCTGGAACTGGAGGTCTAGAAGCTTCTATTGCTAATACCCTATCTAAAGGTGATAAAGTATTAGTTTTATGTACAGGAGCCTTTGGTGAGCGATATGCTACGATTGCAGAACGGTATGGAATAGATGTTGAACGCATGAACTTTCCTTGGGGAGAAGCAGTGGATGTAACAAGAGTAGAGAAGAGATTAGAAGAGGATACAACAGATGAAATTAAGGCCATTTTGATGACTCATAATGAAACTTCTACAGGTGTAATTAATCATCCGCAACCGCTAGGCGAATTAGCTGAGCAATATAATTGCTTATTATTAGTTGATGCAGTCAGTTCTTTAGGTGGGATTGAACTAAAGACAGATGAGTGGGGAGTAGATGTAGTAGTAACTTCTTCTCAAAAAGCACTAATGACTCCACCAGGATTATGTTTAGTCAGTGTTAGCCCAAAAGCCTTAAAGGCTGGAGAAGATTCAGATTTACCTAAATTTTATTGGAGTTTTAAACGGGCCAAAGATCGTTATGATAGAGATACACAGACCCCATCTACTCCAGCACTTTCAACTTTATATGTATTACGTGAAGTATTAGCTGAAATAAGAGAAGAAGGATTAGAGAATGTATTCAGACGGCATAAAGTAGTTGCTAAAGCTATTCGTCAAGCAGTTCAAGCTTTAGGCTTAGATGTATTAGTAAAGGATGAAAAAATTGCTTCTAAAACAGTAACTGCTATTAAGTTACCAACTGAAATAGAGTTTACTATTTTACGGCAACGACTAAAAGATGAACATAACGTTTATGTAACTGGTAGTAAAGGTAAACTAAAGGGAGATTATTTTAGAATTGGTCATTTAGGGAATGTTAGTCGAACTGACGTATTAGCTACTATTTCAGCTTTAGAGTTAGTTTTACAAAAGGAAGGATTAGAAGTTGAATTAGGCACAGGTTTACAGGCAGCCCAAAAAGTATTTTTAGAGGAGGAGAGAAGATAA
- a CDS encoding (2Fe-2S) ferredoxin domain-containing protein, giving the protein MNEITVCVGSSCHLKGAPQIIKKLKKLVRRYDLETEVNLSASFCLGCCTEGVIVKFDEEIITNVSPDNIVDIFYSQLEGEI; this is encoded by the coding sequence ATGAACGAAATTACAGTTTGTGTTGGCAGTAGTTGTCACTTAAAAGGAGCACCGCAGATAATAAAGAAACTCAAGAAACTAGTCAGAAGATATGATTTAGAGACTGAGGTTAACTTGAGTGCTTCTTTTTGTTTAGGGTGTTGTACAGAAGGAGTAATTGTAAAATTTGATGAAGAAATTATAACTAATGTAAGTCCAGATAATATAGTGGATATCTTTTACTCCCAACTTGAAGGAGAGATATAA
- a CDS encoding SpoIIE family protein phosphatase yields the protein MHVETSAAHVSKHGEELCGDNVQVVGNEDAKIIVLSDGLGSGVKANILSTLTTKIASGLLEKGIPIEEVVETITQTLPVCQERQLAYSTLSVLKVFNDGRCYLVEIDNPSSFLINKQGQITKLEMNERQVGDKEIKEAHFKLKEDEMIMLVSDGVVHAGIGGLLNFGLGWDGVAKHLEDYIKKYESSNKIAQKLVELCEAYYCMEPGDDTTAVVVKFRSQRKITLFTGPPKEKETDKEVVDKLVSSDSKKVICGGTTAQIVARELDRELEVELSYHDQEVPPISKMEGMDLVTEGLLTLSKCLERLKEADCQEDLPVKEDGATKLARLLLKSDQVKLLVGQAVNSAHQSLKLPQEMAIRKQIIEKLVKSLERQGKEIQINWF from the coding sequence ATGCACGTAGAAACTAGTGCTGCTCATGTTTCTAAGCATGGTGAAGAGTTGTGTGGAGATAATGTTCAGGTAGTAGGTAATGAAGATGCTAAGATTATAGTCTTATCTGATGGATTAGGTAGTGGAGTTAAGGCTAATATTTTATCTACTTTAACAACTAAGATAGCAAGTGGCTTATTAGAAAAAGGAATTCCTATTGAAGAAGTTGTTGAAACTATAACCCAGACATTACCTGTTTGCCAAGAACGACAGTTAGCTTATTCAACGTTATCTGTATTAAAGGTCTTTAATGATGGTAGATGTTATTTAGTTGAGATAGATAATCCATCTTCTTTTTTAATTAACAAACAAGGTCAAATTACTAAGTTAGAGATGAATGAAAGACAGGTTGGTGACAAGGAGATTAAGGAGGCTCACTTTAAACTTAAAGAAGATGAGATGATAATGTTAGTTAGTGATGGAGTAGTACATGCTGGAATTGGAGGTTTGCTTAATTTTGGTTTGGGTTGGGATGGGGTAGCTAAGCATTTAGAAGATTATATAAAAAAGTATGAAAGTAGTAATAAGATTGCTCAAAAATTAGTAGAACTTTGTGAAGCTTATTATTGTATGGAACCAGGGGATGATACAACAGCAGTAGTTGTAAAGTTTAGATCACAAAGGAAGATTACCCTTTTTACCGGTCCACCTAAAGAGAAAGAAACGGATAAAGAAGTAGTAGACAAATTAGTTTCTAGTGATAGTAAGAAGGTGATTTGTGGAGGCACAACAGCACAAATTGTTGCTCGAGAATTAGATCGAGAATTAGAGGTTGAGTTAAGTTATCATGATCAAGAGGTACCTCCTATTTCCAAGATGGAGGGGATGGATTTAGTAACTGAAGGATTGCTGACTTTAAGTAAATGTTTAGAACGACTTAAGGAGGCTGATTGCCAAGAAGATTTACCTGTTAAAGAAGATGGAGCAACTAAATTAGCTAGATTATTATTAAAAAGTGATCAAGTAAAACTACTTGTAGGTCAAGCGGTTAATTCTGCCCACCAAAGTTTAAAGTTACCGCAGGAAATGGCGATCAGAAAACAAATTATTGAAAAGTTAGTTAAATCTTTAGAGAGACAAGGAAAAGAAATTCAAATAAATTGGTTTTAA
- a CDS encoding [Fe-Fe] hydrogenase large subunit C-terminal domain-containing protein produces MGIITLTESDCKDCHRCIRNCSLKAIGNKGGQSEVVEDKCIYCGECIEVCPQNAKEVSNQLTELKKILEGEELIASLAPSFVAAFDCQPNQLVAALKELGFSAVEETAKGAEVITKHYNQLLTKRNKPLISACCPAVVNLIERHYPELIPYLAPSISPMVAHGKMIKEKYTDAKVVFIGPCIAKLDEVSWDSSKEAIDLAITFDQLQELLIQSQIDYKNLEPVKRNNSISSWATAFPVEGGVLKSAELNTDFNSDILSVSGLDECINTFQDLLATEISPRFIEAMVCNGGCINGPGLSSELGVNARREKIVNYTQNIVKQKKNQHRLDSNLKRSYTNKKAEIDLPTENQIKLILSQIGKFSPEDELDCGGCGYNSCREKAIAVYQGLAENRMCIPYMKGKLESLADIIVETSPNAIIVVDKDMVIQKFNPQANKLFNRRDELAIGNKLHRYLDPQDFINVADSKKCISRKKVEYKQYDVIVEEAIFPLPEYDLIVGILTDVTEQEKHKEKVAKMKETTLEKANAVINKQMKVAQEIAGLLGESTSETKAILHEVRELMREER; encoded by the coding sequence ATGGGGATTATTACACTGACTGAATCTGATTGTAAGGATTGTCATCGTTGTATTAGAAATTGTTCTCTAAAGGCAATTGGAAATAAAGGAGGACAATCAGAGGTAGTAGAGGATAAATGTATTTATTGTGGAGAATGTATAGAAGTTTGTCCGCAAAATGCTAAAGAAGTTAGTAATCAATTAACTGAGTTAAAAAAAATATTAGAGGGTGAAGAATTGATAGCTAGCTTGGCCCCTTCTTTTGTAGCTGCATTTGATTGTCAACCTAATCAGTTAGTGGCAGCTTTAAAAGAACTGGGATTTAGTGCAGTAGAGGAGACTGCTAAGGGAGCAGAAGTAATTACTAAACATTATAATCAACTATTAACTAAACGAAATAAACCACTTATATCAGCTTGTTGTCCTGCAGTAGTGAATTTGATAGAAAGACATTATCCAGAATTAATTCCTTATTTAGCTCCTAGTATTTCTCCTATGGTTGCTCATGGGAAGATGATTAAAGAGAAGTATACCGATGCTAAAGTTGTTTTTATTGGCCCTTGTATTGCCAAATTAGATGAGGTGAGTTGGGATAGTTCTAAAGAAGCTATTGATTTAGCTATTACTTTTGATCAATTACAAGAATTACTAATCCAATCGCAAATAGATTATAAGAATTTAGAACCAGTAAAAAGAAATAATTCTATATCATCCTGGGCTACTGCTTTTCCAGTAGAAGGTGGAGTTTTAAAGAGTGCTGAATTAAACACAGATTTTAATAGTGATATATTATCTGTATCAGGGTTAGATGAATGTATTAATACTTTTCAGGATTTGTTAGCTACAGAAATAAGTCCTAGATTTATTGAAGCTATGGTCTGTAATGGAGGATGTATTAATGGGCCAGGTTTATCATCTGAATTAGGTGTTAATGCTAGAAGAGAAAAAATAGTTAATTATACACAAAATATAGTTAAACAGAAAAAAAACCAACACCGGTTAGATAGCAATTTAAAGCGTAGTTATACAAACAAAAAAGCTGAAATAGATCTACCAACTGAGAATCAAATTAAATTAATCTTATCCCAAATAGGCAAATTTAGCCCAGAAGATGAATTAGATTGTGGAGGGTGTGGTTATAATTCTTGTCGAGAAAAGGCAATAGCAGTCTATCAAGGGTTAGCTGAAAATAGAATGTGTATCCCTTATATGAAAGGTAAATTAGAGTCATTAGCGGATATAATAGTGGAAACTTCTCCTAATGCAATTATTGTAGTTGATAAGGATATGGTTATTCAAAAGTTTAATCCTCAAGCAAATAAGCTTTTTAATCGAAGAGATGAACTAGCAATTGGTAATAAACTGCATCGCTATCTTGATCCCCAGGATTTTATTAATGTAGCAGATAGTAAAAAATGTATTTCTAGAAAAAAGGTTGAGTATAAGCAGTATGATGTGATTGTAGAAGAAGCAATCTTTCCCTTACCAGAGTATGATTTGATAGTAGGGATTTTAACCGATGTTACAGAACAAGAAAAGCATAAAGAGAAGGTAGCTAAGATGAAAGAGACGACTTTAGAAAAGGCTAATGCTGTGATTAATAAACAGATGAAAGTAGCTCAAGAGATTGCTGGATTATTAGGGGAATCAACTTCTGAAACTAAAGCTATTTTGCATGAAGTTAGAGAATTAATGAGGGAGGAGCGGTAG
- a CDS encoding glycoside hydrolase family 1 protein, translating to MNKADETFPKDFLWGGATAANQLEGAYLEDDKGLSTADVLPNGSLGEIDEDAGEECLYHEGIDFYHRYKEDIELFAEMGFDCLRVSIAWTRIFPKGNEESPNQAGLQFYDNLFDELLKYDIEPVVTLSHYEMPLHLVKEYGGWRNRKLVKFFERYAKVVFDRYKDKVKYWLTFNEINAIFHTPFNAGGLILEDGENKEEIKYQAAHHQFVASALAVKACHEIIPDAQIGSMSLAIPFYPYTCDPDDVLKAMKRERELFFFTDVQARGYYPSYMDRIWAEDDIDIEMKEEDEVILKEHTVDYVGFSYYMSCAVSTFPEDKEQVSGNIVGGVKNPYLETTDWSWQIDPKGLRYIANRLYDRYQKPLFIVENGLGAVDEIEEDGSINDDYRIDYLEAHIEQLGEAIADGVDLMGYTSWGPIDLVSASTGEMKKRYGFIYVDRDNSGEGTLERIKKKSFDWYKEVIASNGEKVIPKEK from the coding sequence ATGAATAAGGCAGATGAAACTTTTCCAAAAGATTTTTTATGGGGTGGAGCTACTGCTGCTAATCAATTAGAAGGGGCTTATTTAGAAGATGATAAGGGACTTTCAACAGCAGATGTATTACCTAATGGTTCCTTAGGTGAGATTGATGAAGATGCTGGTGAGGAATGTCTTTATCATGAAGGAATTGATTTTTATCATCGTTATAAAGAAGATATAGAATTATTTGCTGAAATGGGATTTGACTGTCTTCGGGTATCAATAGCTTGGACTAGAATTTTCCCTAAGGGCAATGAGGAAAGTCCTAATCAAGCCGGATTACAATTTTATGATAATTTATTTGATGAGTTGCTAAAATATGATATTGAACCAGTAGTGACTCTTTCTCATTATGAGATGCCGTTACATTTAGTAAAAGAGTATGGTGGTTGGAGAAATCGAAAGTTAGTTAAATTCTTTGAACGTTATGCTAAAGTTGTATTTGACAGATATAAGGATAAGGTTAAGTACTGGTTAACTTTTAATGAGATTAATGCTATTTTCCATACTCCTTTTAATGCTGGAGGACTGATCTTAGAAGATGGTGAAAATAAAGAAGAGATAAAATATCAGGCTGCTCACCATCAATTTGTAGCCAGTGCTTTAGCTGTTAAAGCTTGTCATGAAATTATTCCTGATGCCCAAATAGGAAGTATGTCACTTGCTATTCCATTTTATCCCTATACTTGTGATCCAGATGATGTTTTAAAAGCAATGAAGAGAGAAAGAGAGTTATTTTTCTTCACCGATGTGCAAGCTAGAGGATACTATCCAAGTTATATGGACCGTATCTGGGCAGAAGATGATATAGATATTGAAATGAAGGAAGAAGATGAAGTGATTTTAAAAGAACATACAGTAGATTATGTAGGGTTTAGTTACTATATGAGCTGTGCAGTTAGTACTTTTCCTGAAGATAAGGAGCAGGTTAGCGGAAATATTGTAGGCGGAGTTAAAAATCCATACTTAGAAACTACTGACTGGAGTTGGCAGATAGATCCAAAAGGTTTGAGATATATTGCTAATCGATTATATGATCGGTATCAAAAACCATTATTTATAGTAGAGAATGGATTAGGTGCAGTAGATGAAATAGAAGAAGATGGCAGTATCAATGATGATTATAGAATTGATTATTTAGAAGCCCATATTGAACAGCTAGGAGAAGCTATTGCAGATGGTGTTGACTTGATGGGCTATACTAGTTGGGGTCCAATTGACTTAGTTAGTGCTTCTACAGGAGAGATGAAAAAACGGTATGGCTTTATCTATGTTGATAGAGATAATAGTGGTGAAGGAACATTAGAAAGAATTAAGAAGAAAAGTTTTGACTGGTATAAAGAGGTTATAGCAAGTAATGGAGAAAAAGTAATACCAAAAGAAAAGTAG
- the serS gene encoding serine--tRNA ligase: MLDLGFVRENIDLVKEVLDQRGTEAPINEFTEVDNKRRELIQEVEKLQQKRNKESTKIGQLKREGKDKEAEEIIQKMGQVADEIKELEGQVKEYNQRLDEIMLRVPNIPHESVPVGKDESDNVCNRKWGKPTEFDFEAQAHWDLGTALGILDFERGAKVSGARFTFLKGAAAKLERALISFMLDIHTQEHDYNEVFPPFMVHKDSMLGTGQLPKFKEDAFKVEGTDYYLIPTAEVPVTNMYRGQILNKEELPIYHVAHSACFRAEAGAHGRDTRGIIRQHQFNKVEMVKFVEPEDSYDELEKLVKNAETILQRLELPYRVMDMCTGDLGFTAAKKYDLEVWMPSYDTYREISSCSNFEDFQARRAGIKYRPKAGANTRYVHTLNGSGLAIGRTVAALMENYQNADGSITIPEALQPYMGGQKRINKE, encoded by the coding sequence ATGTTAGATTTAGGATTTGTTAGAGAAAATATTGATTTAGTTAAGGAAGTATTAGATCAGCGAGGAACTGAAGCACCAATTAATGAATTTACTGAAGTTGATAATAAAAGAAGAGAATTAATTCAAGAGGTAGAAAAATTACAACAAAAAAGAAATAAGGAATCCACTAAAATTGGTCAATTAAAAAGGGAAGGTAAAGATAAGGAAGCAGAAGAGATAATTCAAAAGATGGGCCAAGTTGCTGATGAAATTAAAGAATTAGAAGGGCAAGTAAAAGAGTATAATCAGCGATTAGATGAAATTATGCTTAGAGTTCCTAATATTCCCCATGAATCTGTTCCTGTTGGAAAAGATGAATCAGATAATGTTTGTAACCGTAAGTGGGGTAAACCAACAGAGTTTGATTTTGAAGCTCAAGCTCATTGGGATTTAGGAACAGCACTTGGTATTTTAGATTTTGAACGAGGGGCCAAGGTTTCTGGTGCTAGATTTACATTTTTAAAAGGAGCTGCAGCTAAGTTAGAGCGAGCTTTAATCTCTTTTATGCTTGACATTCATACTCAAGAACATGATTATAATGAAGTTTTTCCACCATTTATGGTGCATAAAGATAGTATGTTAGGCACAGGACAGTTACCTAAATTTAAAGAAGATGCCTTTAAGGTTGAAGGGACAGATTATTATTTAATCCCTACTGCTGAAGTACCTGTTACAAATATGTATCGTGGTCAGATATTAAATAAAGAGGAATTACCAATTTATCATGTAGCTCATAGTGCTTGTTTTAGAGCAGAAGCAGGAGCTCATGGTCGAGATACACGAGGGATTATTAGACAACATCAGTTTAATAAAGTTGAGATGGTTAAATTTGTTGAACCAGAAGATTCCTATGATGAGTTAGAAAAATTAGTTAAAAATGCAGAAACTATTCTTCAGAGATTAGAATTGCCATATAGAGTAATGGATATGTGTACTGGTGATTTAGGATTTACTGCTGCTAAAAAGTATGACCTTGAGGTTTGGATGCCAAGTTATGATACTTATCGTGAAATCTCTTCTTGTAGTAACTTTGAAGACTTTCAAGCAAGAAGAGCCGGAATTAAGTATCGACCAAAAGCAGGGGCCAATACTCGCTATGTTCATACTTTAAATGGATCTGGTTTAGCAATAGGTAGAACAGTAGCAGCACTTATGGAAAATTATCAAAATGCAGATGGTAGTATTACTATTCCTGAAGCTTTACAGCCTTATATGGGTGGACAAAAAAGAATTAATAAAGAATAA
- the serA gene encoding phosphoglycerate dehydrogenase, whose product MRILVSDPLSQAGMDLLEENGVDVTYNTELSYDQLLEEIGNYDGILLRSMTPLNEEVLSQADNLKVIARAGSGYDNIDLDAASKEGIVVLNTPGENTISAAEQTMALMLAISRNTVQANQALHKGVWDRNKYMGVEVNDKTLGIIGLGRVGGEVAKRAKAFNMEVIANDPYIPEERGEKLGVELVSKDELYQRSDYVTIHTPLTDETDHIFNKETFAKMKDGVRIINAARGGCIDRFDLYDAVESGKVAAAGLDVHEEEPPGKDYNLLELEDKVILAPHLGGTTVAAMDNVAIEAAKQALMVLNGEPPRTPLNIPRLQPEEMVKLKPYIDLADNLGQFYAGWNEERIEEIEMIYEGQIAEYDLTPVTKGVLQGLLNPILDEEVNSVNAEMVAEERGIKVSQTTSNTSDDYSSLITLKVKSESQKKELSGTIFHDTPRIVAINGYDVDIVPQGTMLVTDHQDQPGIVGQVGTILGENEVNIASMQVGRDNAGGKAIMILNIDQEIDAQLKEKLLNINGMLDISILTVAD is encoded by the coding sequence ATGAGAATATTAGTTAGTGATCCACTTTCTCAAGCAGGTATGGATTTATTAGAAGAGAATGGGGTTGATGTTACTTATAATACAGAGTTATCTTATGATCAGTTATTAGAGGAAATCGGTAACTATGACGGAATTTTATTACGTAGTATGACCCCATTAAACGAAGAGGTATTAAGTCAAGCCGATAATCTAAAGGTAATTGCTAGGGCAGGATCTGGTTATGATAATATTGATTTAGATGCTGCATCAAAAGAAGGAATTGTTGTTTTAAATACTCCTGGAGAGAATACTATTTCTGCAGCTGAACAGACAATGGCTTTAATGTTAGCTATATCCCGTAATACTGTTCAGGCTAACCAAGCTCTTCACAAAGGAGTTTGGGATCGAAATAAGTATATGGGAGTAGAAGTTAATGATAAGACCTTAGGAATTATTGGTTTAGGTAGAGTAGGAGGAGAAGTAGCTAAGAGAGCAAAAGCTTTTAATATGGAAGTTATAGCTAATGATCCATATATTCCTGAAGAGAGAGGAGAAAAGCTAGGAGTAGAACTAGTTAGTAAAGATGAGCTATATCAACGCTCTGATTATGTTACTATCCATACTCCATTAACTGACGAGACAGATCATATCTTTAATAAAGAGACATTTGCCAAGATGAAAGACGGAGTTAGAATAATAAACGCAGCTCGAGGTGGATGTATTGATCGGTTTGATTTATATGATGCAGTTGAAAGTGGTAAAGTTGCAGCTGCTGGTTTAGATGTTCATGAAGAAGAGCCACCAGGTAAGGATTATAATTTATTAGAATTAGAAGATAAAGTGATTTTAGCCCCCCACTTAGGTGGTACTACTGTAGCGGCTATGGATAACGTAGCTATTGAGGCTGCTAAGCAGGCTCTAATGGTATTAAATGGTGAGCCACCAAGAACGCCTTTGAATATTCCTCGTTTACAACCTGAAGAGATGGTTAAACTAAAACCATATATTGATTTAGCAGATAATTTAGGACAATTTTATGCTGGCTGGAATGAGGAAAGAATTGAAGAAATTGAGATGATCTATGAGGGGCAAATAGCTGAATATGATTTAACACCGGTTACTAAAGGGGTATTACAAGGACTATTAAATCCTATTTTAGATGAAGAGGTTAATAGTGTAAATGCTGAAATGGTTGCTGAAGAAAGAGGAATTAAGGTTTCTCAAACTACAAGTAATACAAGTGATGACTATTCTAGTTTAATTACGCTTAAAGTAAAGAGTGAATCTCAAAAGAAAGAACTTTCTGGCACAATATTCCATGACACACCTAGAATTGTAGCTATTAATGGTTATGATGTTGATATTGTACCTCAAGGAACAATGCTAGTTACTGATCACCAAGATCAGCCTGGGATAGTAGGGCAAGTAGGAACTATCTTAGGAGAGAATGAAGTTAATATTGCTAGTATGCAAGTGGGGCGAGACAATGCTGGTGGTAAAGCAATTATGATTTTAAATATTGACCAGGAAATTGATGCTCAATTAAAAGAGAAATTATTAAATATAAATGGGATGTTGGATATCAGTATACTAACCGTAGCTGACTAA
- a CDS encoding NAD(P)H-dependent oxidoreductase subunit E — MKLKVCIGTPCHLMGAQNLISAVKEFSHKKTIKLDIEAVNCLDNCKQAPAVELDGKVYAPSTPQELIELIENRL, encoded by the coding sequence ATGAAATTAAAGGTTTGTATTGGGACACCTTGTCATTTAATGGGAGCACAAAATTTGATTTCGGCGGTGAAAGAATTTAGTCACAAGAAAACTATTAAGCTTGATATAGAAGCAGTAAATTGTTTAGATAACTGTAAACAAGCACCAGCAGTAGAGTTAGATGGGAAAGTCTATGCTCCTTCTACTCCCCAAGAATTAATTGAGTTGATTGAAAACAGGTTATAA
- a CDS encoding 4Fe-4S dicluster domain-containing protein, translating to MTNDVSGITKLRRKLFSKVAELALNNNLRAEVNNLAQTVIPEEGLGYRCCVHKERAIVKDRIKSALGLEPNGEVSDLSAAVDQALELDDLTGPTVNVLDIACDRCPLDKYRVSDACRNCVDHSCMNACPQDAIVTVQNRAYIDQEKCIECGLCKQSCPYNAILEMTRPCESACGVDAIEANNDRQANIDPKHCVSCGACIESCPFGAITYKSQILQVAKMLKKEKTIAVLAPSFVGQFGPQVTPNQIKQGLTKLGFDKVHEVALGADIVAIEETKELLAKVPKEQEFLTTSCCPSFFTLLKQEFPQLIEKSSSTVSPMVAIAKVLKKESSDAKIVFVGPCIAKKDEGLAYNEVDAVLTFEELGAMFVGAGINLVQLAGDNKFKEASDAGRTFGRAGGLVKAVTGSATELEPKIEFEAIQAEGLEECTKTLRLAQAGQYQNYFIEGMGCTGGCVGGPAALMNSKFTTKQVNDFGSKAQINEAIENKQAQEMIDKLGSEEFHRQK from the coding sequence ATGACTAATGATGTATCAGGAATCACTAAATTAAGACGCAAACTGTTTAGTAAAGTGGCTGAATTGGCTTTAAATAATAATTTGAGAGCTGAAGTTAATAATCTAGCGCAGACAGTAATTCCTGAGGAAGGATTAGGATATAGATGTTGTGTGCATAAAGAGCGAGCAATTGTTAAGGATAGAATTAAGTCAGCCTTAGGTTTAGAACCTAATGGAGAAGTATCAGATTTAAGTGCAGCAGTTGACCAGGCGTTAGAACTAGATGATTTAACAGGGCCAACTGTCAATGTATTAGATATTGCTTGTGATAGGTGCCCCTTAGATAAATATAGAGTTAGTGATGCTTGTCGAAACTGTGTGGATCATAGTTGTATGAATGCTTGTCCCCAAGATGCAATAGTAACCGTACAAAATAGGGCTTATATTGACCAGGAGAAGTGTATTGAATGTGGTTTATGTAAACAGTCATGTCCTTATAATGCTATTTTAGAGATGACTCGTCCTTGTGAATCTGCATGTGGAGTTGATGCTATTGAAGCCAATAATGATCGACAGGCTAATATTGACCCAAAACATTGTGTTTCGTGTGGAGCCTGTATTGAATCTTGTCCTTTTGGAGCTATCACTTATAAATCACAGATTTTACAGGTTGCTAAAATGTTAAAGAAAGAGAAAACGATAGCTGTTTTAGCCCCTTCTTTTGTAGGACAATTTGGGCCACAAGTAACCCCCAACCAAATTAAACAAGGGTTAACTAAATTAGGTTTTGATAAGGTTCATGAAGTAGCTTTAGGGGCAGATATTGTAGCTATTGAAGAGACAAAAGAGTTATTAGCTAAGGTACCAAAAGAGCAAGAATTTTTAACAACATCTTGTTGTCCTTCATTTTTTACCTTACTTAAGCAGGAGTTTCCACAGTTAATTGAGAAATCATCTAGTACAGTCTCTCCAATGGTAGCTATAGCTAAAGTATTGAAAAAAGAGTCTTCAGATGCTAAGATAGTATTTGTTGGCCCATGTATTGCTAAAAAAGATGAAGGATTAGCTTATAATGAAGTTGATGCTGTATTAACTTTTGAAGAATTAGGAGCTATGTTTGTTGGGGCAGGAATTAATTTAGTTCAATTAGCAGGGGATAATAAATTTAAAGAAGCATCAGATGCTGGAAGGACTTTTGGTAGAGCTGGAGGATTAGTAAAGGCAGTTACTGGTTCAGCTACAGAACTTGAACCTAAGATAGAATTTGAAGCTATTCAGGCTGAAGGGTTAGAAGAATGTACTAAAACTTTAAGATTAGCTCAAGCAGGACAATACCAAAACTACTTTATTGAAGGGATGGGTTGTACTGGAGGTTGTGTTGGTGGTCCAGCTGCTTTAATGAATAGTAAATTCACGACTAAACAAGTTAATGATTTTGGTTCTAAGGCACAGATTAACGAAGCTATAGAAAATAAGCAAGCCCAAGAGATGATAGATAAGTTAGGAAGTGAAGAATTTCATCGTCAAAAGTAG